In a single window of the bacterium genome:
- a CDS encoding GspE/PulE family protein — translation MEKIASPNKLRSTSDEKQVLNNLLKILVSKRQITEKDLDTVLEITIQKLVELVQAQAITIYSVAKDNSVHFTNVYFSEELYRGNDDLRQAYRSKSERLRSITLRRGQGIVGKVIESGESYISLDTQNDPNFYSGVDQETGFQTKSMITVPVVSDRVIGAIQIINKNPPQGTGLFTDRDRQLLDEVADYSARIIQKVHQPEIKMADTELAYYLSRLTDHEYMEIGEDFVPDVKLLNLVGEENLKKYMVLPIRKSAAQAVEIAISNPVDFERIDSFRWATKLSVAKIVVAADSQIRRVIEQQFKHEATDIDEVAALVGSAFGDQSVESVELEEDVDEDSAPIVQLANRIIEDAYTRGASDIHVEPFEREVLVRYRVDGVCRVALKLPPNSLKALVSRLKIMAGLNIAERRLPQDGRIRFKEFTRTGIDIDLRVATGPMVYGEKVVMRILDKSGSIVELERMGFSAHNLELYKQMTHSPYGMILHVGPTGSGKTTTLYAALNYINDPGINIQTAEDPVEYMLFGVNQMQVRREIGLTFASALRCYLRQDPDVILVGEIRDLETAEIAIEASLTGHLLFSTLHTNDAAGTVTRFLDMGIQPFLVSSSLLLVCAQRLLRRLCPKCKEQYELDEIELGIVGDLAESGTFFRAKGCEACNGSGYKGRTGTHEILTLNDSIKAAILRSASAEEIREEALRAGMIPIYRDSLEKAASGITSLEEVLRVVRA, via the coding sequence ATGGAAAAAATCGCTTCTCCCAACAAGCTGCGCTCCACCTCCGATGAAAAGCAGGTGCTCAACAACCTGCTTAAGATTCTCGTCTCAAAGCGTCAGATCACCGAGAAAGACCTGGACACTGTCCTGGAGATAACGATCCAGAAGCTGGTCGAGTTGGTGCAGGCCCAGGCGATCACGATCTATTCCGTGGCCAAGGACAACAGCGTCCATTTCACCAATGTCTATTTCAGCGAGGAGCTGTACCGGGGCAACGACGACCTGCGGCAGGCCTACCGCAGCAAGTCGGAGCGCCTGCGCAGCATCACCCTGCGCCGCGGCCAGGGGATCGTGGGCAAGGTGATCGAGTCGGGCGAGAGCTACATCTCCCTGGACACCCAGAACGACCCCAATTTCTACAGCGGCGTGGACCAGGAGACCGGATTCCAGACCAAGAGCATGATCACCGTGCCGGTGGTGAGCGACCGGGTGATCGGCGCGATCCAGATCATCAACAAAAACCCGCCGCAGGGCACGGGCCTGTTCACCGACCGGGACCGTCAGCTCCTGGATGAGGTGGCCGACTATTCGGCGCGGATCATCCAGAAAGTGCACCAGCCCGAGATCAAGATGGCCGACACGGAGCTGGCCTACTACCTGAGCCGCCTGACCGACCACGAGTACATGGAGATCGGCGAGGATTTCGTCCCGGACGTGAAGCTGCTCAACCTGGTGGGCGAGGAGAACCTGAAGAAGTACATGGTCCTGCCGATCCGCAAGAGCGCGGCCCAGGCGGTCGAGATCGCCATCTCCAACCCGGTGGATTTCGAGCGCATCGACAGTTTCCGCTGGGCGACCAAGCTGAGCGTGGCCAAGATCGTGGTGGCCGCGGACAGCCAGATACGGCGGGTGATCGAGCAGCAGTTCAAGCACGAGGCCACGGATATCGACGAGGTGGCGGCCCTGGTGGGCAGCGCCTTCGGCGATCAGTCGGTGGAGTCGGTGGAGCTGGAGGAGGATGTCGACGAGGACAGCGCTCCGATCGTGCAGTTGGCCAACCGGATCATCGAGGACGCCTACACCCGCGGGGCGAGCGATATCCACGTGGAGCCGTTCGAGCGCGAGGTGCTGGTGCGCTACCGGGTGGACGGGGTCTGCCGGGTGGCGCTCAAGCTCCCGCCCAACTCGCTCAAGGCCCTGGTCAGCCGGCTCAAGATCATGGCCGGGCTGAATATCGCCGAGAGGCGTCTGCCCCAGGACGGGCGCATCCGGTTCAAGGAATTCACCCGCACCGGCATCGACATCGACCTGCGCGTGGCCACCGGCCCCATGGTCTACGGCGAAAAGGTGGTGATGCGTATCCTGGACAAAAGCGGCTCGATAGTGGAGTTGGAGCGCATGGGGTTCTCGGCGCACAACCTGGAGTTGTACAAGCAGATGACCCACAGCCCCTACGGCATGATCCTGCACGTGGGGCCCACGGGAAGCGGCAAGACAACCACCCTTTACGCCGCGCTCAACTACATCAACGACCCCGGCATAAACATCCAGACCGCCGAGGACCCGGTGGAGTACATGCTGTTCGGGGTGAACCAGATGCAGGTGCGGCGCGAGATCGGCCTCACTTTCGCCAGCGCCCTGCGCTGCTACCTGCGCCAGGACCCGGACGTGATCCTGGTGGGCGAGATACGCGACCTGGAAACGGCCGAGATCGCAATCGAGGCCTCGCTCACCGGCCACCTTCTGTTCAGCACCCTGCACACCAACGACGCCGCCGGCACGGTCACCCGTTTCCTGGACATGGGCATCCAGCCGTTCCTGGTGTCGAGTTCGCTGCTGCTGGTCTGCGCACAGCGCCTGTTGCGCCGCCTCTGTCCCAAGTGCAAGGAACAGTACGAGCTGGATGAAATCGAGCTCGGGATTGTGGGCGACCTGGCAGAGAGCGGCACTTTCTTCCGGGCCAAGGGCTGCGAGGCCTGCAACGGCAGCGGCTACAAGGGCCGCACCGGCACGCACGAGATACTCACCCTCAACGACTCGATCAAAGCGGCGATCCTGCGCTCTGCCTCAGCCGAGGAGATCCGGGAGGAGGCCCTGCGGGCCGGCATGATACCGATCTACCGCGACAGCCTGGAAAAGGCCGCCTCCGGGATCACCAGCCTGGAGGAAGTGCTGCGCGTGGTCCGGGCCTGA
- a CDS encoding flavin reductase family protein produces the protein MKIKLGQVNPSFPMPVALVGALVDGKPNFLTVAWFTMMCYQPPTLGVVLGADHYTNTGIRENKVFSLCLPGEDLVRATDYVGIVSGQNTDKSKLFELFQGDTGAPLIVQCPICVECELVGVEKNQRGEMFIGRIVQVHADESVLADGRIDLGKVRPLLFSHADSSYYKLGAKYEKAWSIGKGYK, from the coding sequence ATGAAAATCAAGCTGGGTCAGGTCAATCCCTCGTTCCCGATGCCGGTGGCCCTGGTGGGGGCGCTGGTGGACGGCAAGCCCAATTTCCTGACAGTGGCCTGGTTCACGATGATGTGCTATCAACCGCCCACGCTCGGCGTGGTTCTGGGAGCGGATCATTACACCAACACCGGGATCAGGGAAAACAAAGTCTTCAGTCTCTGCCTGCCCGGTGAAGACCTGGTCCGGGCCACCGACTATGTTGGAATAGTCTCCGGCCAGAATACCGACAAATCGAAGCTGTTCGAGCTGTTCCAGGGGGACACCGGCGCACCCCTGATCGTGCAATGCCCCATATGTGTGGAATGCGAGCTGGTCGGGGTCGAAAAAAACCAGCGGGGTGAAATGTTCATCGGCAGGATCGTGCAGGTGCACGCCGATGAGTCGGTGCTGGCGGACGGCAGGATCGACCTGGGAAAAGTCAGGCCCCTGCTCTTCTCCCACGCGGACAGCTCCTATTACAAGCTTGGCGCGAAATACGAAAAAGCCTGGAGTATCGGCAAGGGCTACAAATGA
- a CDS encoding dockerin type I domain-containing protein, whose amino-acid sequence MYRHRLAILALTLLAATALPGYQEMTPAEYLNLINTTDSLVMIDVRESGEYDGGHIAGAHLFPLNSQVFQAKVRELPAGYPIGVNCGSGLRSKQAAAILDTIDNGIHAGKIYNLTSGLGSWPYPTVKGGQDGPELTVGRDSLAFGPRSAGETAWDTLRVANVSSHGVAVVLLANFNPAFACRPDTACILPGDTLRLAVSFTPAAGVTDADTLKVLHAGLGRYSLKLHLAGSGMEAHALKGDLDGNGKVDVFDLLELLKVLSGAHPDSTASDLDGNGKTDVFDLLELLKVLGGKG is encoded by the coding sequence ATGTACAGACACCGCCTTGCCATACTTGCCCTGACCCTGCTTGCCGCCACCGCCCTGCCGGGCTACCAGGAAATGACCCCGGCCGAATACCTGAACCTGATCAACACCACCGACAGCCTTGTCATGATCGACGTGCGCGAGAGCGGCGAGTATGACGGCGGCCATATCGCCGGGGCGCACCTTTTCCCGCTCAATTCCCAGGTTTTCCAGGCCAAGGTGCGGGAACTTCCCGCAGGCTACCCCATCGGGGTCAACTGCGGCTCCGGGCTGCGCAGCAAGCAGGCCGCCGCGATCCTGGACACGATAGACAACGGCATCCACGCCGGAAAAATCTACAACCTGACTTCCGGCCTGGGCAGTTGGCCCTACCCCACGGTCAAGGGCGGGCAGGACGGGCCGGAGCTGACTGTCGGGCGGGACTCGCTCGCCTTCGGCCCGCGGAGCGCCGGAGAGACGGCCTGGGACACCCTGCGCGTGGCCAATGTCTCCAGCCACGGGGTGGCGGTGGTGCTTCTGGCGAACTTCAACCCGGCTTTCGCCTGCCGCCCCGACACGGCCTGTATCCTGCCGGGCGACACCCTGCGCCTGGCCGTGTCGTTCACTCCCGCGGCGGGAGTGACGGATGCGGACACGCTCAAGGTGCTCCACGCCGGGCTGGGGCGCTATTCCCTCAAGCTGCACCTGGCAGGCAGCGGCATGGAGGCGCACGCGCTCAAGGGCGACCTGGACGGCAACGGCAAGGTGGACGTGTTCGACCTGCTGGAACTGCTCAAGGTCCTCTCCGGGGCGCATCCGGACTCGACCGCCTCAGACCTGGACGGCAACGGGAAGACCGACGTGTTCGACTTGCTGGAGCTGCTCAAAGTCCTGGGCGGGAAGGGTTAA
- a CDS encoding DUF4062 domain-containing protein, which produces MDKRFQVFVSSTYSDLQEERQEIMQALLELDCIPSGMELFPAANEDQWTLIKKVIDDCDYYIVIIGGRYGSTSGEGISYTEMEYKYAVDKNKPVIAFLHEKPDALPVNRCEKTEDGKKKLALFRELTEKKMCKYWDSPADLGSKVSRSIIKLIKEHPAIGWVRGDQVSDENFAKENLSLRKKVEELEKQLNAVKIQKPEGTENLAQGEEEFLIEFKVPTFSGWGHDEQEYSTNITWNSIFAAVSPVVMNEVKENEFLKVLDEFLSDFCFAILKEQKDVKMEFNHVHIDRKFHQTIKIQLCALGLIEKSTKPRSVHDTDVYWTLTPYGEFLMYRLRAVPSKSRNSINPSRPGL; this is translated from the coding sequence ATGGACAAGAGATTTCAGGTCTTTGTTAGTTCAACTTATAGCGACCTGCAGGAAGAGCGCCAAGAAATAATGCAAGCCTTGTTGGAGCTTGACTGCATCCCTTCAGGAATGGAGTTGTTTCCTGCGGCGAATGAAGATCAGTGGACTCTTATTAAGAAAGTTATTGATGACTGTGATTATTATATAGTGATTATTGGTGGAAGATATGGTTCTACGAGTGGTGAAGGAATTAGTTATACCGAGATGGAATACAAATATGCGGTTGACAAGAACAAGCCGGTCATAGCTTTTTTGCATGAAAAGCCAGACGCATTACCGGTTAATAGATGTGAGAAAACTGAAGATGGCAAGAAGAAACTTGCTCTGTTTAGAGAGTTAACGGAAAAGAAAATGTGCAAATATTGGGATTCTCCAGCAGATTTAGGTTCTAAGGTGAGTCGAAGTATTATTAAGCTGATAAAAGAACATCCTGCAATCGGTTGGGTTCGTGGTGATCAAGTGTCAGATGAAAACTTTGCTAAAGAAAATTTAAGTCTGAGGAAAAAAGTCGAGGAATTGGAGAAACAATTAAATGCTGTTAAGATTCAGAAACCTGAAGGGACTGAAAATCTTGCACAAGGCGAAGAAGAGTTCTTAATTGAGTTCAAGGTGCCTACTTTTTCTGGATGGGGACATGACGAGCAAGAATATAGTACAAATATTACATGGAATAGTATCTTCGCTGCGGTGTCTCCTGTTGTAATGAACGAAGTTAAGGAAAATGAGTTTTTAAAAGTATTGGATGAATTTCTCTCTGATTTCTGTTTTGCTATATTAAAAGAGCAAAAAGATGTGAAGATGGAATTCAATCATGTTCATATCGATAGAAAGTTTCATCAGACAATAAAAATACAATTGTGCGCTTTGGGATTGATAGAGAAAAGCACAAAACCAAGAAGCGTACACGACACAGATGTCTATTGGACTCTAACGCCTTATGGAGAATTTTTAATGTATCGGCTTCGGGCAGTACCATCCAAATCCAGAAATAGTATTAACCCTTCCCGCCCAGGACTTTGA
- a CDS encoding sodium-translocating pyrophosphatase produces MDQSLLLILVFVISVLGLLTAYWLARWVIRKDVGSEAMQKISNAIKEGAEAFLRRQNKTIGLLALLFAVVLFLGYGFVRGHRSFDPVGSSLELAFWITLSFVFGAACSVFAGYVGMWVSIRSNIRTATAALSSLNDALRIALRGGAVSGLLVVAMSLLGVGGLYTLVKLTGSVQDVTKIPLLIVGYGFGASFVALFAQLGGGIYTKAADVGADLVGKVEAGIPEDDPRNPAVIADLVGDNVGDCAGRGADLFESTAAENIGAMILGATLASQAEKMGMGFSAGVIGVMMFPLIARAFGIIASIVGILMVKMDKEEKMDPMQALNRGYYIAVVLALIAFGGCTYWLLSSPSSPAAWWHFFICGILGVLTSVAFVYITQYYTEYKYRPVQSIAEASKTGPATNIIAGIGVGFECTALPALVMGAALLCSYYLGKSAFPAESGVHGGLFGTAVATMGMLATAAFILAMDTFGPITDNAGGIVEMSQQPEEVRKKTDRLDAVGNTTKALTKGYAVGSAALAAFLLFQAYMDEVVQYSGILQENPSFEFAVNLAKPVVFVGGLLGAMLVFLFSSFAIRAVGRAAQAIIEEVRRQYSKLKREHDMIVFPDDFKPDYSSCVDIVTRSALRQMVVPGLLVVLMPVAVGITFKVFKDSPTDLISAEAVAGFLMIGTIVGILLALFLNNSGGAWDNAKKYIESGAHGGKYLTLADGKKVKNPVHGAAVVGDTVGDPFKDTAGPSLHVLIKLLSTITLVLAPLFI; encoded by the coding sequence ATGGACCAGTCTCTTTTGTTGATTCTGGTTTTTGTTATCAGTGTGCTTGGGTTGCTCACGGCTTACTGGCTGGCCCGCTGGGTCATCCGCAAGGACGTGGGCAGCGAGGCGATGCAGAAAATCTCAAATGCCATCAAGGAAGGCGCTGAGGCTTTCCTGCGCCGCCAGAATAAAACCATCGGCCTGTTAGCCCTCCTTTTCGCGGTGGTGCTGTTCCTGGGCTATGGTTTTGTCCGCGGGCATCGGAGTTTCGACCCGGTCGGCAGCTCGCTCGAGTTGGCTTTCTGGATCACCCTGTCGTTCGTTTTCGGCGCAGCCTGCTCGGTGTTCGCCGGCTACGTGGGGATGTGGGTCTCCATCCGCAGCAACATCCGCACGGCCACCGCGGCCCTGAGCAGCCTTAACGATGCCCTGCGCATCGCCCTGCGCGGCGGCGCGGTCTCCGGGCTGCTGGTGGTGGCGATGAGCCTGCTCGGCGTGGGCGGGCTGTACACCCTGGTGAAATTGACCGGCTCGGTGCAGGACGTGACCAAGATACCGCTGCTCATCGTGGGCTACGGTTTCGGGGCCTCGTTCGTGGCCTTGTTCGCCCAGCTTGGCGGCGGAATCTACACCAAGGCCGCGGATGTGGGCGCCGACCTGGTGGGCAAGGTTGAGGCCGGCATCCCGGAGGATGACCCGCGCAACCCGGCCGTGATCGCCGATCTGGTGGGTGACAACGTGGGCGACTGCGCCGGCCGTGGCGCCGACCTGTTCGAGTCCACCGCCGCCGAGAACATCGGCGCCATGATCCTGGGGGCCACATTGGCCTCGCAGGCCGAGAAGATGGGTATGGGTTTCTCGGCCGGAGTCATCGGCGTGATGATGTTCCCGCTGATCGCCCGCGCGTTCGGGATCATCGCCTCCATCGTCGGCATCCTGATGGTGAAGATGGACAAAGAGGAGAAGATGGACCCGATGCAGGCGCTCAACCGCGGCTACTACATCGCCGTGGTCCTGGCCCTGATCGCTTTCGGCGGCTGCACCTACTGGCTGCTCTCCAGCCCCAGTTCCCCGGCGGCCTGGTGGCATTTCTTCATTTGTGGCATCCTGGGCGTGCTGACCTCCGTGGCTTTCGTCTACATCACCCAATACTACACCGAATATAAATACCGTCCGGTCCAGTCGATTGCAGAGGCCTCGAAGACCGGCCCGGCCACCAACATCATCGCCGGTATCGGCGTGGGCTTCGAGTGCACGGCCCTGCCGGCGCTGGTGATGGGCGCGGCCCTGCTCTGCTCGTACTACCTGGGTAAGAGCGCGTTCCCGGCCGAAAGCGGAGTGCATGGCGGGCTGTTTGGCACTGCGGTGGCGACCATGGGCATGCTGGCCACGGCGGCTTTCATCCTGGCCATGGACACTTTCGGCCCGATCACCGACAATGCCGGCGGTATCGTGGAGATGTCGCAGCAGCCGGAGGAAGTCCGCAAGAAGACCGACCGTCTGGACGCGGTGGGCAACACCACCAAGGCCCTGACCAAGGGCTACGCGGTCGGTTCGGCGGCCCTGGCGGCTTTCCTGCTGTTCCAGGCCTACATGGATGAGGTGGTGCAATATTCAGGTATTCTGCAGGAGAACCCGTCCTTCGAGTTCGCGGTGAACCTGGCCAAGCCGGTGGTTTTCGTGGGCGGCCTGCTGGGCGCGATGCTGGTGTTCCTGTTCTCGTCTTTCGCCATCCGTGCGGTCGGACGGGCGGCGCAGGCGATCATCGAAGAGGTGCGCCGTCAGTATTCCAAGCTGAAGAGAGAGCACGACATGATCGTGTTCCCGGATGATTTTAAGCCGGATTACAGCTCCTGCGTGGATATCGTCACCCGCTCCGCGTTGCGCCAGATGGTGGTGCCCGGGCTGCTGGTGGTGCTGATGCCGGTGGCGGTTGGGATCACTTTCAAAGTGTTCAAGGATAGTCCCACCGACTTGATCTCGGCCGAGGCCGTGGCCGGGTTCCTGATGATCGGCACGATCGTGGGTATCCTCCTCGCCCTGTTCCTGAACAACTCGGGTGGGGCCTGGGACAACGCCAAGAAGTATATCGAGTCCGGGGCGCACGGCGGCAAGTACCTGACCCTGGCGGACGGCAAGAAAGTCAAGAACCCGGTGCACGGGGCGGCCGTGGTGGGCGATACGGTGGGCGACCCGTTCAAGGACACCGCCGGACCCTCGCTGCACGTGCTGATCAAGCTGCTGTCCACTATCACCCTGGTGCTGGCCCCGCTGTTCATCTGA
- the tmk gene encoding dTMP kinase, protein MTIPIKSKGLFISFEGGEGAGKSTQANLLASHLKALGQRVLLCRDPGGTTIGEKIRAILLDREHGELCPRGELLLYLASRAQLVSQVIAPALAEGQVVIADRFHHSTLAYQGGARDLGAEELARMNLFATDGLLPEVTFLLDLPPQVGFARKAGGGPDRMESLGDRFHERVVRSFRELAQAEPERIVRLDASRPVEEIAAEIKERVGLLLGR, encoded by the coding sequence ATGACCATTCCCATAAAATCAAAAGGTCTTTTCATCTCGTTCGAGGGCGGCGAGGGAGCGGGCAAGAGCACTCAGGCCAACCTGCTCGCCTCGCACCTGAAAGCCCTCGGACAGCGGGTGCTGCTTTGCCGCGATCCGGGCGGGACGACGATCGGGGAGAAAATCCGCGCGATCCTGCTCGACCGTGAGCACGGTGAACTGTGCCCGCGCGGCGAGTTGCTGCTGTACTTGGCCAGCCGGGCGCAACTGGTGAGCCAGGTGATCGCACCGGCGCTGGCCGAGGGCCAGGTGGTGATCGCCGACCGTTTCCACCACAGCACCCTGGCCTACCAGGGCGGAGCGCGCGATCTGGGCGCCGAGGAACTGGCGCGGATGAACCTGTTCGCCACGGACGGTTTGCTGCCCGAGGTCACTTTCCTGCTCGACCTGCCGCCGCAGGTGGGTTTTGCCCGCAAGGCCGGCGGAGGACCGGACCGGATGGAGTCGCTGGGTGACCGCTTCCACGAGCGGGTGGTGCGTTCTTTCCGCGAGCTGGCCCAGGCCGAGCCGGAGCGGATAGTCCGCCTGGATGCCAGCCGTCCGGTGGAGGAGATTGCGGCCGAGATCAAGGAGCGGGTGGGGCTGCTGCTCGGCAGATAG